One Bacteroidota bacterium genomic window carries:
- the sprA gene encoding cell surface protein SprA, giving the protein MHPNRNLTRINKPGFFLAAILLLRCLLPFSQVSAQTEEGLHYPLESKYNFPFSTSGVVSPMLMPPPSNVTQTVVYDPASNSYVFSEKIGSLNYRPPSLMNFNQYQNYQRNQAKTDYWRSKSREESGAGPDFMKGFRLGNQSIDKVFGSEGITITPQGSAELIFGYAITTNRNPSIPVNNQRNGSFIFKEKIMMNVTGAIGDKLQVGLNYNTEASFDFENKTKLEYSGKEDEIIKKIQAGDVSFPVPGTLITGSQSLFGLYTELQFGRLTVSTILSNQRSQQSSVRVQGGAQQTEFEVDIDNYDANRHFFLSHFFRDNYNTWLKNPQNIESQVRIENIEVWVVNRQGNFEQSRNIVGIMDLAEGYGLNEEDTNFLASPELLNPNPIPNQPSENELNKLYSRLASETGIRVLSTVDQAFAKVSNQSNYLLFEDRDYITIENARPLSEREFTVNRELGYISLNSPLRNDEILAVAYVYTYKGEIKKVGELTTELPSPNVLLVKLLKGVIPSPKHPNWDLMMKNVYSIGAFQVSPENFVLDVLYRNDKTGVATNVIKETNPNASISEEVDGKILLKVLNLDKLDSRREPYPDGMLDFIEGVTINTRNGRIFFTEVEPFGSDLRAKIVGDTTTLSPETIKARNRTADKYVFEELYDSTLSKAQQVAEKNKFLLKGRYQSSGSSDIQLNAMNVPAGSVKVTAGGVLLTENVDYTVDYALGRVKILNQGLVESGTPINVSLENNSAFNIQQKTLLGTHLDYKFSENFNLGATILRLNERPLTQKVNIGEEPISNTIWGLNTSYRTESQFLTSIIDKLPFLETKEPSSIALDAEFAQLIPGQSKAIGENGVAYIDDFEGAQTKIELKAFHPWSLSSAPRTDAGSRYTFYNSNRDSLASGYGRAKLSWYIIDPIFYGSSAGKPDVPDEFINSHEQREILMKELFPNRDDDIPGFTSRISVLNLNYYPNERGPYNYDPVSNDISLSNPSERWGGMMREIVTSDFESSNIEYIEFWMMDPYLEREGHGGGDLFLQLGEMSEDILRDNRKSFENGLPTTEEKINVDQTEWGYVPKGQQSVNAFSNDPDSRAFQDIGFDGLNDFEEEAFFPELSELPDPAGDNFNYFLGSEYDNAGSSILERYKNINGVENNTPVASSDNVNSVKSTPDVEDINKDNTLNSTETYYQYHVNLRSQAFEVGSNYIVDEVTYKSDKNDIPAKWYQFRIPISEFESKVGPITDFKSIRFMRLVMSGFEEPVVLRFATLELVRGEWRRYTTDLQKAIPSVTEQNDGTSFEVSSVNIEENGNKQPVNYTLPEGITRQTDPSQPQVKQLNEQSLLVKFENLQENDGRAVYRNTQIDLRQYKYLQMFVHAEALTGQEGSLQDHEVTAFIRIGSDYKDNYYEYEIPLKVTRHRNGGELIPAYEVWPDSNKLYLELDKLVNLKVLRDKAIENDAQISAQSVYTIYDGKNRIKVKGNPNLSNIRQIMMGVRNPGDEYLDIDNDGLPKSGEVWFNELRITDFNNDGGWAANGRVQAKLADLGIVNVAGATSKPGFGSIEQQTIERQQEEINQFDISTNLEMGKFFPEKAKVSLPLYMGYSTQVQNPEYYPKEPDRKLKDVLDAAESSEERKEIKKISQDLTERSSINLTNARWNKQFKKFQVFQPANFSANILYSQIQASNYSIDYNKTRKYGAGLNYVYNYRPKEVEPFKKVKALNNPSYRIVRDFNFTYLPSSFTFGTRFDRNYQTMKVRNVYDNVDLVIEPTTSKYLNWDREYTLRWDLTRALKFSYSATNNAIIDEPYYDEYGNSYSSADLFESNNQMWKDSVKAQILQGGRTLQFYQKMDLSYTLPLNKIPLLNWTNFKATYGATYNWIHGPILLSEPGEPSRNLGHTLKNGNNMDFTATLNMKNLYSKVGYFKSLDRKYSAQGNKNTKETRYKTVEFQKITFFLKDTPKNIQHKLNTEEVVVKVTDSEGNEVKVKTVIVNPNKVTIETDHDLTGASVLVEGKIEKGENPFVFIGENGIRFLLGIKNINLNYTRNSSTMLSGYLPQTNMFGFDMANFYGAPGWPIVLGWQDENINTNFSEKNWLTTDPTFNTPTLFGITESFNSRTTFEPFNGFRVDFSAMRSFTRTTEQKYLNNYSGNNFVQQTIDDKYVGGNYTRSVITIGTAFEDVSPNNGWESAAYNQLKANRSIISQRLSYRATSEDEDYNPDISRPVEPGYGDGYSSSSSEVLMYSFLSAYTGTKPEKIQLEPFSWLMLPNWKVTFDGLTKLDLIKKFLKTLTLTHSYQSRYSIGQFSTNVDFYESDLSEQTRSLLRRDAQGDFIPQYRISSVSINEQISPLIGMDMTWHNSLLTKFEIKHSRLLTLSLNNQQLSETRNKDYVFGAGYIFKNLPLTINTAGGSKTIKSDLNLRFDLTVRDNITILRTINETSTDQATTGARKFILGLSADYLLSQRVNVQFYIDWNKNTPFVSNYFPNSEFSFGFSLRLSL; this is encoded by the coding sequence GTGCACCCGAACAGAAACCTGACAAGAATCAACAAGCCTGGCTTTTTCCTTGCGGCCATCCTGCTGCTCAGGTGCCTGCTACCGTTTTCACAGGTATCCGCTCAAACCGAGGAAGGGCTGCATTACCCGCTCGAAAGCAAATACAACTTTCCGTTTTCTACCTCAGGTGTAGTTTCGCCCATGCTCATGCCGCCACCCTCTAATGTAACACAAACAGTGGTGTACGACCCGGCTTCGAATTCGTATGTGTTCAGCGAAAAAATTGGTAGCCTTAACTACCGCCCACCTTCGCTGATGAATTTCAATCAATATCAAAACTACCAGCGTAACCAGGCCAAAACAGATTACTGGCGCAGCAAATCGCGCGAAGAATCCGGTGCAGGGCCCGATTTCATGAAAGGCTTCAGGCTGGGCAACCAATCAATCGACAAGGTGTTTGGTAGCGAGGGTATCACCATAACTCCACAGGGAAGTGCTGAGCTTATCTTTGGCTATGCCATCACTACCAACCGTAATCCTTCGATACCGGTGAATAACCAGCGAAATGGCTCCTTCATATTCAAAGAAAAGATTATGATGAATGTGACCGGAGCCATAGGAGACAAGCTACAGGTGGGCCTCAACTACAATACCGAAGCCAGTTTCGATTTCGAAAACAAAACCAAGCTCGAATACTCAGGCAAGGAAGATGAAATTATTAAGAAGATACAAGCGGGCGATGTGTCGTTTCCTGTTCCTGGCACCCTGATAACCGGTAGTCAAAGCTTGTTTGGTCTTTACACCGAACTGCAATTTGGCCGTCTCACCGTTTCAACCATACTGAGTAACCAGCGCAGCCAGCAATCGTCGGTAAGGGTGCAGGGCGGTGCCCAGCAAACAGAATTCGAAGTAGACATTGATAATTACGATGCCAACAGGCACTTCTTTTTATCGCACTTTTTTCGCGACAACTACAACACCTGGTTAAAAAACCCTCAAAACATCGAGTCGCAGGTACGCATCGAAAACATTGAGGTTTGGGTGGTAAACCGTCAGGGCAATTTCGAACAATCGCGTAACATTGTAGGTATCATGGACCTTGCCGAAGGTTATGGCCTTAATGAAGAAGATACTAATTTTTTAGCCAGTCCGGAATTACTTAACCCTAATCCTATTCCCAATCAGCCCAGCGAAAATGAACTGAACAAATTATACAGCCGACTGGCCAGCGAAACAGGAATTCGTGTATTATCTACAGTAGACCAGGCTTTTGCCAAAGTAAGCAATCAAAGCAATTACCTACTTTTCGAAGACCGCGATTATATCACCATAGAAAATGCACGTCCGCTATCCGAAAGGGAATTTACTGTTAATCGTGAGTTGGGTTATATCTCCCTCAATTCGCCCCTGCGCAACGACGAGATTCTGGCGGTAGCCTATGTCTATACCTACAAAGGAGAAATTAAAAAAGTAGGTGAACTCACCACCGAACTACCCTCACCCAATGTGCTGCTTGTAAAACTGCTTAAAGGTGTTATTCCATCACCGAAGCATCCGAATTGGGACCTGATGATGAAAAACGTGTATTCCATTGGTGCCTTTCAGGTTAGTCCCGAAAACTTTGTGTTGGATGTACTTTACCGAAACGATAAAACCGGTGTAGCCACCAACGTCATTAAGGAAACTAACCCCAATGCATCGATTTCGGAAGAGGTAGATGGCAAGATACTTCTAAAAGTGTTGAACCTCGATAAGCTGGATTCGCGCAGAGAGCCCTACCCCGATGGAATGCTCGATTTCATCGAAGGGGTCACCATCAACACGCGAAATGGTCGCATTTTCTTTACGGAGGTAGAGCCTTTCGGCAGCGACCTGAGGGCTAAAATTGTGGGCGATACCACCACTTTGAGCCCCGAAACTATTAAGGCACGAAATCGCACAGCCGACAAATACGTTTTTGAAGAATTGTACGATAGTACCCTTAGCAAAGCTCAGCAAGTAGCAGAAAAAAATAAATTCCTTTTAAAAGGCCGCTATCAATCCTCTGGAAGTTCAGACATTCAGCTGAATGCCATGAACGTTCCTGCCGGTTCGGTAAAAGTTACCGCCGGTGGAGTATTACTCACAGAAAATGTTGATTATACAGTTGACTATGCACTGGGCCGGGTAAAAATATTAAACCAGGGATTGGTTGAATCAGGCACGCCTATTAATGTATCGCTCGAAAACAATTCGGCTTTCAATATTCAGCAAAAAACCCTGCTGGGTACCCACCTCGATTACAAGTTTTCGGAAAATTTTAACCTTGGAGCCACCATCCTGCGCCTCAACGAAAGGCCGCTGACCCAGAAAGTTAACATTGGCGAAGAACCCATCTCCAATACCATCTGGGGATTAAATACCTCTTACCGGACCGAATCGCAATTTCTCACCTCGATCATCGATAAACTTCCTTTTCTCGAGACCAAAGAACCATCGAGCATTGCCCTCGATGCTGAATTTGCACAGCTTATCCCCGGCCAATCGAAGGCTATTGGTGAAAATGGAGTAGCCTATATCGACGATTTCGAAGGGGCACAAACCAAAATTGAACTGAAGGCCTTTCATCCCTGGTCCCTGTCAAGTGCCCCAAGAACGGATGCTGGTTCAAGGTATACTTTTTATAACAGTAACAGAGATAGCCTGGCATCGGGATACGGCAGGGCCAAACTCTCGTGGTACATCATCGACCCGATTTTTTATGGCAGCAGCGCAGGAAAACCCGATGTACCCGATGAATTCATAAACAGCCACGAACAGCGCGAGATTCTTATGAAGGAGTTATTCCCCAACAGAGACGACGATATTCCTGGTTTTACAAGCCGCATTTCCGTATTAAACCTTAACTATTACCCCAACGAGCGGGGACCTTACAACTACGATCCTGTTTCGAATGATATCAGCCTTAGCAATCCATCGGAACGCTGGGGAGGGATGATGCGCGAAATTGTGACCAGCGATTTCGAGTCGTCGAACATCGAATACATCGAATTCTGGATGATGGATCCATATCTTGAACGGGAAGGGCATGGAGGAGGGGATTTATTCCTACAATTAGGTGAAATGTCGGAAGATATCTTGCGCGACAACCGGAAATCGTTCGAAAACGGTTTACCCACTACCGAAGAAAAAATTAATGTCGATCAAACGGAATGGGGTTATGTTCCAAAAGGCCAGCAAAGTGTCAATGCCTTCAGCAATGACCCTGATTCAAGGGCATTTCAGGATATAGGCTTCGACGGATTGAACGATTTTGAAGAAGAAGCGTTCTTTCCGGAGTTAAGTGAGCTTCCCGACCCGGCAGGCGATAATTTTAACTATTTCCTCGGATCGGAATACGACAATGCTGGCAGCAGTATTCTTGAGCGGTATAAAAATATCAACGGAGTTGAGAACAATACCCCGGTTGCTTCCAGTGACAATGTAAATTCGGTAAAATCGACTCCTGATGTAGAAGATATCAACAAAGACAACACCCTCAACTCTACCGAAACCTATTATCAATATCATGTAAATCTGCGCAGCCAGGCCTTCGAAGTAGGTTCGAATTATATTGTTGATGAAGTCACATACAAATCGGATAAGAATGATATCCCTGCCAAATGGTATCAGTTTAGAATACCCATCAGCGAATTTGAGAGTAAAGTAGGACCCATCACAGATTTTAAATCGATACGGTTTATGCGCCTGGTCATGTCAGGATTCGAAGAACCTGTGGTATTGCGTTTTGCAACACTCGAACTGGTAAGGGGAGAATGGCGCAGGTACACCACTGACCTCCAAAAGGCAATACCTTCGGTTACCGAGCAGAACGATGGAACCAGCTTTGAAGTATCGTCGGTAAATATCGAAGAAAACGGTAATAAACAGCCAGTCAATTATACTCTTCCCGAAGGCATTACCCGGCAAACGGACCCGAGCCAGCCACAAGTGAAACAGCTTAACGAGCAATCGTTGCTGGTGAAATTCGAAAACCTGCAGGAAAACGATGGTCGGGCAGTATACAGAAACACACAAATTGACCTTAGGCAATATAAATACCTTCAGATGTTTGTTCATGCCGAAGCGTTAACTGGGCAGGAAGGTTCACTTCAAGACCATGAAGTAACCGCCTTTATCCGAATTGGCTCCGATTACAAAGACAACTATTACGAATACGAAATACCACTGAAAGTAACCCGCCACAGAAATGGTGGTGAACTTATTCCAGCCTACGAGGTATGGCCAGACAGCAACAAGCTCTATTTGGAATTGGATAAACTGGTCAATCTAAAAGTTTTACGCGATAAAGCCATAGAGAACGACGCGCAAATCTCCGCACAATCGGTCTATACCATTTACGATGGAAAAAACCGAATTAAAGTAAAAGGAAACCCCAACCTCAGCAACATTCGCCAAATTATGATGGGTGTGCGCAATCCGGGCGATGAATACCTGGACATTGATAACGATGGGCTTCCAAAATCGGGTGAAGTGTGGTTCAACGAATTGCGCATTACCGATTTCAATAACGATGGCGGATGGGCAGCCAACGGAAGAGTGCAAGCCAAGCTTGCCGACCTGGGTATAGTCAATGTAGCCGGAGCTACCAGCAAGCCTGGGTTTGGCTCGATAGAACAACAAACCATTGAAAGGCAGCAGGAAGAGATCAACCAGTTTGATATCTCTACCAACCTCGAAATGGGTAAATTCTTCCCTGAAAAGGCAAAAGTTTCCCTTCCTCTCTACATGGGTTACTCAACACAAGTGCAAAACCCCGAATATTATCCAAAAGAGCCGGACAGAAAATTGAAGGATGTGCTGGATGCCGCTGAATCCTCAGAAGAAAGAAAAGAGATAAAAAAAATATCGCAGGATCTGACAGAACGATCCAGTATTAACCTTACCAATGCACGATGGAACAAGCAGTTTAAAAAGTTCCAGGTTTTTCAGCCTGCCAACTTCTCAGCCAACATTCTCTATTCGCAAATTCAGGCAAGCAATTACAGCATCGATTACAACAAAACACGCAAATACGGAGCAGGTTTAAACTATGTCTACAACTACCGTCCTAAAGAAGTTGAACCCTTTAAAAAAGTAAAAGCACTTAATAATCCTTCTTACCGCATCGTGCGCGATTTCAACTTTACCTATCTACCTTCATCATTTACCTTTGGCACACGATTCGACCGAAATTATCAAACTATGAAGGTGCGAAACGTATACGACAATGTCGATCTGGTCATTGAACCTACCACCAGCAAATACCTTAACTGGGATCGCGAATATACCCTGCGTTGGGACCTGACCAGGGCACTGAAATTCAGCTATTCTGCTACCAACAATGCCATTATCGACGAACCCTATTACGATGAATATGGTAACAGTTACAGTTCGGCCGACTTGTTTGAATCGAATAACCAAATGTGGAAAGATTCGGTAAAGGCTCAGATACTGCAGGGTGGCAGAACTCTTCAATTTTACCAGAAGATGGATTTATCCTACACTCTGCCACTCAACAAAATTCCACTTTTAAACTGGACAAATTTCAAAGCCACTTATGGGGCAACCTATAACTGGATACATGGTCCAATTTTGTTGTCCGAACCCGGTGAGCCAAGTCGCAACCTGGGCCATACGCTTAAAAATGGCAATAACATGGATTTTACGGCAACGTTGAACATGAAAAACCTCTATTCGAAAGTTGGATATTTTAAAAGCCTCGACCGTAAATACAGTGCACAGGGCAACAAAAACACCAAAGAGACCCGGTATAAAACAGTGGAATTTCAAAAAATAACCTTTTTCCTGAAAGACACACCTAAAAACATACAGCACAAACTGAATACGGAAGAGGTTGTCGTAAAAGTCACCGACAGCGAAGGCAATGAGGTAAAAGTAAAGACCGTAATTGTCAACCCCAATAAGGTAACCATTGAAACCGATCATGACCTCACAGGAGCAAGCGTATTGGTAGAAGGAAAGATTGAGAAAGGTGAGAACCCCTTTGTATTTATTGGTGAAAATGGGATTCGGTTTTTGCTGGGTATTAAAAACATCAACCTGAATTATACCCGTAACTCATCGACCATGTTAAGTGGATACCTGCCTCAAACCAATATGTTTGGTTTCGACATGGCCAATTTCTATGGAGCGCCTGGTTGGCCCATCGTTTTAGGCTGGCAAGACGAAAACATCAACACGAATTTTAGCGAGAAAAACTGGTTAACCACCGATCCGACATTTAACACACCCACTTTGTTTGGAATCACCGAAAGCTTTAACTCCCGAACTACCTTCGAACCCTTTAATGGCTTTCGTGTCGACTTCTCCGCAATGCGTTCCTTTACTCGAACAACCGAGCAAAAGTACTTAAACAACTATTCAGGAAACAATTTTGTTCAACAAACCATCGACGATAAATATGTAGGTGGAAATTACACGCGTTCGGTAATTACCATTGGTACAGCCTTCGAAGATGTATCGCCTAACAACGGATGGGAGTCGGCAGCCTATAATCAGCTTAAAGCAAATCGGAGCATCATTTCGCAAAGGTTAAGTTACAGGGCCACTTCGGAGGATGAAGATTACAACCCTGATATTTCGCGCCCCGTAGAACCCGGTTATGGCGATGGTTATAGCTCCTCTTCCTCCGAAGTGCTGATGTACTCATTTCTTTCTGCCTATACCGGAACCAAACCGGAGAAAATTCAGCTCGAACCTTTTAGCTGGCTCATGTTACCTAACTGGAAAGTAACTTTTGATGGATTGACTAAGCTGGATTTGATTAAGAAATTCCTCAAAACGCTTACCCTCACCCATTCGTACCAGTCGCGTTATTCCATCGGACAGTTTAGCACAAACGTTGATTTTTACGAAAGTGACCTGAGCGAGCAAACTCGCTCGTTGTTACGACGCGATGCCCAAGGTGATTTTATACCGCAATACCGTATAAGTTCTGTATCCATCAACGAACAGATTAGTCCATTAATTGGTATGGATATGACCTGGCATAACAGCCTGCTTACTAAATTCGAAATTAAACATTCGCGTTTATTGACTCTTAGTCTAAACAACCAGCAACTCAGTGAAACACGCAACAAAGATTACGTGTTTGGAGCAGGATATATATTTAAAAATCTGCCCCTTACCATCAATACTGCCGGGGGTTCGAAAACGATAAAAAGCGATTTAAACCTCCGCTTCGACCTTACTGTACGAGACAACATTACTATTTTACGTACCATTAATGAGACATCAACCGACCAGGCTACAACAGGTGCCAGGAAATTTATTCTGGGTCTTTCGGCCGATTACCTGTTAAGTCAGAGGGTAAATGTTCAGTTTTACATCGACTGGAATAAAAACACACCCTTTGTGTCTAACTACTTCCCCAATTCGGAATTTAGCTTTGGTTTTAGCCTGCGATTGTCGTTGTAA
- the ruvA gene encoding Holliday junction branch migration protein RuvA: MYEYIKGTINHLTPASVVIETGGVGYYFHISLHSYSQLFQQKEAKVYAHLAVREDAHILYGFSSLSERELFRLLISVSGVGPNTARMMLSSLPPDEVKRAIAQEDLNTLKTIKGIGIKSAQRIIIDLKDKIELQTEDQQMISPVYNTLKNEALSALEVLGFVRKNAEKAIDKLIVAEPQLTVEALIKKALKIL, encoded by the coding sequence ATGTACGAATACATAAAGGGAACAATTAATCACTTGACTCCTGCTTCGGTGGTAATCGAAACAGGAGGGGTAGGCTATTATTTTCACATTTCGCTCCATAGTTACTCTCAATTGTTTCAGCAAAAAGAAGCCAAGGTATATGCCCATCTTGCTGTTCGCGAAGATGCCCATATCTTGTATGGCTTTTCCTCACTCTCTGAAAGAGAATTATTCAGGCTGCTCATTTCGGTTTCAGGAGTCGGACCCAACACAGCCCGCATGATGCTCTCCTCCTTACCGCCTGATGAAGTGAAACGGGCTATTGCCCAGGAAGACTTAAACACCCTGAAAACCATCAAAGGAATTGGTATAAAGTCGGCTCAAAGGATCATCATCGATTTAAAAGACAAAATCGAACTGCAAACAGAAGATCAACAAATGATTTCGCCTGTATACAATACTTTAAAAAATGAAGCGTTATCTGCTTTGGAAGTGCTGGGTTTTGTCAGGAAAAATGCTGAAAAAGCAATTGATAAACTGATAGTGGCCGAACCACAACTTACTGTGGAAGCCTTGATAAAAAAAGCACTTAAAATATTATAG
- the pdxA gene encoding 4-hydroxythreonine-4-phosphate dehydrogenase PdxA produces the protein MKNDKIVVGITQGDINSISYEVIIKSLMDTRMLDVCIPVVYGSPKIAAYHRKAIDMENFSFNIVRSASEANAKKANIVNCIDENTRVEFGKITPEGGESAYLALEKAIEELNEKKIDVLVTGPINKQNIQSNKFTFAGHTEYLQWKYQVDEVLMLMVNDFFRIGVVTGHIPLAQVSSQITTENVLTKIQILNKSLIQDFGIRKPRIAVLGLNPHASDNGLLGHEEKDAIIPAIEAAREQNMLVFGPLSADGFFGSSAYRKFDGILAMYHDQGLIPFKSMNYDGGVNFTAGLPVVRTSPAHGTAFEIVGKNEASPDSMRKAIYLACDIYKVRKGLEKLMENPLKAYDTHDL, from the coding sequence ATGAAAAACGATAAAATAGTAGTTGGAATAACCCAGGGCGATATCAATAGCATCAGTTATGAAGTAATTATTAAATCGCTGATGGATACCCGTATGTTGGATGTATGCATTCCGGTAGTGTATGGTTCTCCAAAGATAGCCGCTTACCACCGCAAGGCCATCGATATGGAAAATTTCAGTTTCAATATTGTGCGTTCGGCTAGCGAAGCCAATGCCAAAAAAGCCAACATTGTAAACTGCATCGACGAAAATACCCGGGTCGAATTCGGTAAAATAACTCCCGAAGGCGGCGAATCGGCCTATCTGGCATTGGAAAAAGCCATTGAAGAGCTGAACGAAAAAAAAATTGATGTGCTGGTTACTGGCCCCATCAACAAGCAAAACATACAAAGTAACAAGTTTACTTTTGCAGGCCATACCGAATACCTGCAATGGAAGTATCAGGTCGATGAAGTGCTGATGCTCATGGTAAACGATTTTTTCAGAATAGGTGTCGTAACCGGCCACATACCACTTGCTCAGGTAAGCAGCCAGATCACCACCGAAAACGTGCTTACCAAAATACAAATACTGAATAAATCGCTCATACAAGACTTTGGTATTCGCAAACCACGCATTGCAGTGCTAGGTCTAAACCCCCATGCCAGCGACAACGGTCTTTTAGGGCACGAAGAAAAAGATGCGATTATTCCGGCCATTGAAGCCGCCCGCGAACAGAACATGCTTGTTTTTGGCCCCTTGTCAGCCGATGGATTTTTTGGTTCCAGTGCATACCGCAAGTTTGATGGAATTCTTGCCATGTATCACGATCAGGGTTTAATACCATTTAAATCGATGAATTACGATGGCGGTGTAAATTTTACTGCCGGATTGCCAGTTGTGCGCACCTCACCTGCCCATGGCACTGCTTTCGAAATTGTTGGTAAAAACGAAGCTTCGCCCGATTCGATGCGAAAAGCCATTTATCTAGCTTGCGACATCTACAAAGTACGGAAAGGACTTGAAAAGCTTATGGAAAATCCATTAAAAGCCTACGATACGCACGATCTTTAA
- a CDS encoding DUF4837 family protein — MKYRILTWILMLSMLGISCHKGAVNQIVLPSITGAMYDVVIIMSTPNWESEPGEALRTELEKPIASLPRDEQMFDLIWMPHEGFSQAVKKQRNILITKIGPDYKPKITFQRDIWAKKQLTIQIMAPNSEEFVKLFEENAPAIEQQIHQAELERLKDSYKKSQEASINAHLKEKHFIDLIVPKGYTINAEGKDFVWLDNRHRDVIEGVLIYYYPYTDTNTFTNKYLLDKRNQYMKLHIPGEAEGSYAQTEMRFPVTTSEFMLNGKRFTYEMRGLWHIVEGNAMGGPFISITQVDEARQRVVTLDAFLFAPTDDKRNLLKRLEAIIYTLNFIEPTE, encoded by the coding sequence ATGAAATACAGGATTCTAACATGGATTTTAATGCTTTCGATGCTTGGCATTTCCTGCCATAAGGGTGCAGTAAATCAAATTGTTTTACCAAGCATAACGGGTGCCATGTACGATGTGGTGATAATTATGTCTACACCAAACTGGGAATCGGAACCAGGAGAAGCCCTGCGCACCGAACTGGAAAAACCCATTGCAAGTCTGCCGAGAGACGAACAAATGTTTGACCTGATATGGATGCCGCACGAAGGCTTTTCGCAGGCAGTAAAAAAGCAACGGAATATACTTATCACGAAGATAGGTCCAGACTACAAACCAAAAATCACTTTCCAACGAGATATTTGGGCAAAAAAACAATTAACTATTCAGATAATGGCGCCCAACAGCGAGGAGTTTGTAAAACTCTTCGAAGAAAATGCGCCTGCAATCGAACAACAAATTCATCAAGCCGAGCTGGAGCGCTTAAAGGACAGCTACAAAAAAAGCCAGGAAGCCTCGATAAACGCCCATTTAAAAGAAAAACATTTTATCGATCTGATTGTACCAAAGGGATATACGATCAATGCAGAAGGAAAAGACTTTGTATGGCTCGACAACAGACACCGTGATGTGATAGAAGGCGTGCTTATATACTACTATCCCTATACCGACACCAATACTTTTACGAATAAGTACCTTCTCGACAAACGCAATCAATATATGAAGCTGCATATACCCGGGGAAGCAGAAGGTTCTTACGCGCAAACCGAAATGCGCTTTCCGGTAACAACTTCGGAATTTATGCTGAACGGGAAACGCTTTACCTACGAAATGAGAGGCCTTTGGCATATAGTGGAGGGTAATGCCATGGGTGGTCCATTTATCAGCATCACTCAAGTAGATGAGGCCCGCCAGCGGGTAGTTACCCTCGATGCCTTTTTATTTGCTCCCACCGACGACAAACGTAACTTATTGAAAAGACTGGAGGCGATAATTTACACCCTGAATTTTATTGAACCGACCGAATAA
- the tatA gene encoding twin-arginine translocase TatA/TatE family subunit: MINLIAFGQLGATEIILILLIVLLLFGGRKIPELMKGLGKGMREFKKAKDGDDEPTYNSSNKLQKEE, translated from the coding sequence ATGATAAACCTAATCGCTTTTGGTCAACTAGGGGCTACCGAAATCATTCTGATACTTTTAATCGTATTATTGCTTTTTGGTGGACGTAAAATTCCTGAGCTAATGAAAGGGCTTGGAAAAGGTATGCGTGAGTTTAAAAAAGCTAAAGACGGCGATGATGAGCCCACGTACAACTCAAGCAACAAATTGCAAAAAGAAGAATAG